A part of Caretta caretta isolate rCarCar2 chromosome 1, rCarCar1.hap1, whole genome shotgun sequence genomic DNA contains:
- the LOC142070692 gene encoding uncharacterized protein LOC142070692: MQSSSAEVTMMESQNRKRAPAWTEREVRDLIAVWGEESVLSELRSSFRNAKTFLKISQGMKDRGHNRDPKQCRVKLKELRQAYQKTREANGRSGSEPQTCRFYDELHAILGGSATTTPAVLFDSFNGDGGNTEVGFGDEEDDEEEVVDSSQQASGETGFPDSQELFLTLDLEPVPPEPTQGCLLDSAGGEGTSAACVSMITGSSPSQRLVKLRKKKKRTRDEMFSELMLSSHTDRAQTNAWRQIMSECRKAQNDREERWRAEESKWRAEESKWRAEDRAEAQRWRQRDERRQDSMLRLLQDQTSMLQCMVELQQRQLEHRLPLQPLCNQPPSSPSSIASTPRRPRTRWGGLRPTSHSPTEDCPKKRRLSFNKF, translated from the exons atgcagagctcatcagcagaggtgaccatgatggagtcccagaatcgcaaaagagctccagcatggactgaacgggaggtacgggatctgatcgctgtttggggagaggaatccgtgctatcagaactccgttccagttttcgaaatgccaaaacctttctgaaaatctcccagggcatgaaggacagaggccataacagggacccgaagcagtgccgcgtgaaactgaaggagctgaggcaagcctaccagaaaaccagagaggcgaacggccgctctgggtcagagccccaaacatgccgcttctatgatgagctgcatgccattttagggggttcagccaccactaccccagccgtgttgtttgactccttcaatggagatggaggcaatacagaagtaggttttggggacgaagaagatgatgaggaggaggttgtagatagctcacagcaagcaagcggagaaaccggttttcccgacagccaggaactgtttctcaccctagacctggagccagtaccccccgaacccacccaaggctgcctcctggactcagcaggcggagaagggacctctg ctgcatgtgtttcaatgatcacaggatcttctccttcccagaggctagtgaagcttagaaagaaaaaaaaacgcactcgcgatgaaatgttctccgagctcatgctgtcctcccacactgacagagcacagacgaatgcgtggaggcaaataatgtcagagtgcaggaaagcacaaaatgaccgggaggagaggtggagggctgaagagagtaagtggcgggctgaagagagtaagtggcgggctgaagacagggctgaagctcaaaggtggcggcagcgtgatgagaggaggcaggattcaatgctgaggctgctgcaggaccaaaccagtatgctccagtgtatggttgagctgcagcaaaggcagctggagcacagactgccactgcagcccctctgtaaccaaccgccctcctccccaagttccatagcctccacacccagacgcccaagaacacggtggggaggcctccggccaaccagccactcccccacagaggattgcccaaaaaaaagaaggctgtcattcaataaattttaa